The genomic DNA ATGGCATCTTATAATACAATAGATAGGGTATGGGTATACAACAATTTGTGCTATTAAATTATGCTTTTTCAACTATAATATTGGTAGTACtgcatttctttccttttgtGCAGAGCAAAGATTAGTCACAACAGGTGggctttttttctccccagaaTGTAAAGGAAATCCATACCttaattaaaatctttaaaaGATAATTTCTATATGCAAGTGAAGAGGTTCATGCTGCTTCGCTATTAGAGTTGGTTATTTCTTTCTCCTGGTCAGACAGGAATAGCTATTCAGACACAAATATCTGTCCATGCCAATTAAAGTTCTTCTGCACTTTGGGGAACAGACAACCAACTGTTACAGCTGACAGATTATTGAGATTTTCAATGTTAATGAATATGAGGCCCTAGGACTAGGAAAGGGTGTTTCATATTCTTATCGTCTCTATACCCTGCACTATCAATTTGTGAAAGTGCTACCCAGCCTTGGCTAGGGTCCTTTCCTAACATCTTCTAGCAAGCTCTTTGTTGTGCACCCTTTCCGAACTAGAGCTTTTGGCCTTTTTAATGCTTACCCTTCATAACACCGTATTCTTCTCTCCTGCCCAGAGAAACAACACCAGTGCTGTCCAAAAGAGTTTCTGGATATACCCCCAGCTGCAAATTCATATAGAGGCAACAACATCCATCATCAAATGTCTGAATGAAATCTGAATACAGTAAAGAACTCCATATAAACTAAACTGACCAAACCCCCCACTATGTAGCTTCTATAGTGCTTAATAGTTTTAAATCAGTGTACAAAccattttatattttacatatCCTTTACACAAATGTTCAAACTACACACACTTACAACTGCTACCCAAGTCAAATAAGCATGCATATATGAAACTGATTCTGgtcaataataattaatggagatatcctatcttctagagctggaagggaccttgaaaggtcatcgagtccagccccctgccttcactagcaggaccaagtactgattttgcccctaagtggccccctcaaggattgaactcacaaccctgggtttagcaggccaatgctcaaactactgagctatccctcccccttaactgtgtgtaattttttttaagaatatttatattattaaatttaattgcaaatttatttgttttttaaagctgctTTTAGAGCAGTCTACAAAGGTTCTAGTATAGTTGGTACGATAGAGATGTCATGAGACCTGGAGTTTAGCTTTATACTTGGCTGCATACCAGGAAGTCTCTGAACAAGGAAGTGATTCTCTGTGGTTTTGTTACAGTGAGTGTGGTCGCTCTACTGTCCTTGTCCTGGTGCAGTGATAATTTGTCTTTCATAATACTCAACACTTACATCACACTTTTCATTCTCAGACAGTACTAGAAAGAGCAGCAGCTGTGAAGCAATATTATAGGtgtgaaaactaaaaaaaaaaattaagtgacttgtttaAAGTGGCCTTCATAGAAATGTAGCACTAGAAGGGACATCAAGATGTCATCTAGTACATCCCCtctacactgaggcaggattaagtatacttaGACCATCCCCTACAGGTGTTTTGGCTAACCTtgttcttaaaaatatccaaggatggggattccagtctccctaggtaacctgttccagtgcttaactagcctTATAGAAAGTTTTTCTCAATATCCAACATAAATCCCCCTTGTTGCAAactaagcctattacttcttatcctatcctattcaactgatcaccatcctcttcacAACAATCTTTTACACATGTTTGAAGACTTAtgttccccctcagccttctcttctctaggctaaccatgcccagttctttcaacctttcttcatATGTAATGGTTTTTAAACATCTTATTGTTGTTGCGCTCCTCGGGACTCTCTCCAATGTGTCCATTGTTCTTAAAAgtttggcacccaaaactggacaccatactctagctgaggcctcacgactaaagagcacagcagaacagttacctcccatgttttaCATAGGACATTCCTtttgatacatcccagaatggcaATTGTGTTTTTTGATACAGcatcacacagttgactcattcaatttgttaTCCACTATaaacccagatccttttctgctgtactgctgcctagccagttatttcccctTTTGTATGAAtacaattgatttttccttcttaagtgtagtactttcaacttgtctttattgaatttcatcttgttgtttcagaccaattctccaatttatcaagataattttgaattctagttCTGTTCTCTGAAGTGCTTGCAACGCCTTCCAGCTTCGTGTCATCTCACTGGTCTATCACTGATGCATCACCCTGGATGTTATCAATGGTGGAAGTGCTAGTGCAATTTTTACCACTGCACCCTTAAAGCTGTCACCATTGTTAGTATCAAGGAAGCTGAAATGATACTATACCAGCAATAGGTGAATTGGTAAAGATTTTCAAAGTGCATCAAGTGAGTTACTTTCAGGACCAGAATTGCTACTCAGTAGTTCCCACATCCATGTTCAATTCACTAGACCAAACTTCCAcaattcaaaaccaaaaaaacctaaGTGTATTATTTCTTTTATACAAACATTTAGAATGTtaacaaagagaaattaatttcAAACATATACAGAATTTTTAGAAGTTAACATGGAAAGCACTTAATACATAACTTTGTGGTATCTTCTCCCCATTTTCTACATGCACAATAGTAGTTACTAAACCGAGCAGGTATAAAACTAGACCATTTAGCAGTAGAAATTTATGATAATTTTTATTCGGATATGTAAAATGTTAGTACTGGGGAAACGATGGATCGATTTTGCTAGCCCAAGCCATAAGCCCCCCTCTGATATCCTTAGCCAATATCGAACCAAGCTCTTTGTCAGACAACTCCTGTAAAACTCGCACAGCTTTCTGGGAGTCATTTCCTAGTTTGCAAACAACATATACTGGGAAAGCCATTTTGCCATTAGTTCTTTGCTTTTCTTCACATATTCTCTTTTCTAAAAATTTCAAACATTCTTCATTTTTTCCCTCTAGTTTACTTAAAGGAATATGGATAGAGTGTACAAGATAACAGATGTCCACTTCTACCTGTGGACGAACATCTACCAGTATATGAGGGACTTGCTCATCCAGTAGCTTTTTGTACTCCTCGACAGATATCCTTTGTTCACTTGGCAGTAGGCATAAAGTTCTACACTTGTCTGTTGCTGATGAACCACAGAATGCTTCATAATCCTGTAGGCTGGTCATAGTTGGTTTGTCACCACAAATGGCACAGTCTGGCTTCTTGGGTCTTAACTTGATGTTGCGAAATCTGCCTTCAAGGGCATCGAACATTAGCATGAACTGGTTGAAGGTAGAACCTATCCCTGAAGCTATCTTCAGCACCTCCAAGGCCTGGATGCACCCCATGATGCCTGGCACAACGCCCAGGACTCCCCCATCCGCACAGTTGGTCACTGTCTCCGGTGGAGGAGGCTTTGGGAAGAGACAACGGTAGCAGGGTCCCCCTTGGTAGTTGTACACGaccagctgcccctccagccgGAGAGCACTGGCTGATACAAGCGGCTTCCTAGCGAGGACACAAGCATCACTGACCAGGTACCTGGTGGGGACGTTGTCTGAGCAGTCGGCCACCACGTCGTACTGCCGGACCAGCTCCAGGGCAGTGCTTGGGCTCAGGGCCAGGTGGTAGGGCACATACTGCACCGTGGAGTTCAGCTGCCGAAGGGTGGCAGCTGCAGACAGGGCCTTAGGCAGCCCTTCCCTAGCTTCCCCGTGCAGGACCTGCCGGTGCAGGTTGCTCATCTCCGCCACATCGTGATCTACCAGCCCCAAGCGGCCGATGCCGGCGGCCGCCAAATACTGGGCCAGGGGGCAGCCCAGCCCGCCGCAGCCCACCACCAGCACGGCGCAGCGGGACAGGCGCAGCTGCCCTCGCACTCCCAGCTCGGGAAGCACCAGCTGCCGGCTGTAGCGCAGGATCTCCGCCGGGCTCAGGGAGGCCCTCGCCTCCAAGGGGGGCAGCTCCGGCCCCGCCGCCGGCTCCTCAGCGGCCTCTCTCGCCAGGACCGCGGCCAGCTGCCCCTGCAGGGCGCGCAGCTCCTGTTCCCGCCGGTCTATCTCGGCCCGGAGCCTGGCCGCCTCGCTCAGAGCCATGAGCGGAGAGACGGGGCAAGCAACCCACGCCTAGCCCAGCCCGCAGAGCGCCGCGAGGTGAGGGACACTTCCGCTTCCGGTCCAACACCCTAACAGGTCCGGTGACAGCGGGGCTGCCCAGCCCGCCCCATTCCGCACACGTCGGTGCCACGCGCCGGGGGAGCTGCGCATTGGCTGCTTCATTCCCCGAGTGTAGTAACCGCTCCCCTAGTTCCGGGTGGTTTGTGGCCCCGCCATGGCCGCGGCTCGGGATAAGTACTCGGTGCTGCTGCCCACCTACAACGAGCGCGAGAACCTGCCGCTCATCGTCTGGCTGCTGGTGCGGAGCTTCCAAGAGAGGTACcccgggcccggcttcccccgccCACCCGGGCCTGACTCCGCGCCCCCGCACGGGCCCAGCCGGGCCGCGCCGCCGCTCACTACCTCCCCAGAACGGGGTTGCGTGGGCGCCGCGCTCAGCCGGGGTCCCTGCCCGCGGGAGCCTGCTGGACCCGGCGCCTCTGTGCGGGGATCCTCGCGGGGGCTGGACGTACGCTGGCAGAGTGCGGCCGCTCGCAGCAGGGACGGGCCCGCTCGCCGAGCTCCGGCCGTCGGGAGCGCTGCTGCGGTGTGAGCGGAACCTCTCTGAGGACATGGGCGCTCCGCGTTAGTAACCTCTCCAGCGTCACTTTTCACGGGGCTGCGGGGCCGTAGGGGAGGCTAGATTTTAACACGACTGTTTGTTTTGTGGTAGTGCCTAACACATGCCCCCATTGTGTGGGGGTCACACCTGTAGAACAAAACTGCGGTGCCTGCCCCAAGAAGCTCACAATTAAGTCGGGGGCTGCTTTTCGGAGCTCTTTGGCTTTTTATATAgttacacacacacccaccccacacacagatttttgaaaatctgagcatAAATATTCATATAACTAGTTGGTCCCTGTCCGTAAGAATTTATAAAGTACTAGCAATAACCTAGAGGGATAATAAAGCCCTTCATGGTGTGAAAATTCTAAAATCTTTCTGTTAGCAGTGGAAAGTGCTGTAACCAATTGTGCCTCTCCTCTAACAGTGAAgagttccttttttccccccactgtgaCTATTTAGGGAAACAAAATTACAGTAAACAGAGTACAAATCTAGCATTTGTAATCACCCCTGCACCACTATGAGGAAAAATTACTAGATCAAGGGACCAATGATCATTTTAATATCCAGAGTCTTATAGGCTTGGGACTAGAAATGAGTCTTGTAGTAAGATGATGAACAGGCTGGTACTGTTTCAATTTGCTGTGAAGCAACTGCCACTTAAGATGCAAATAAAACAGGAATACATTAAAACATGTCTCTAAAAGCTGCAACTTTTTGTATTTCTAGCTGCTAGCAGACCATTCTGCATTTTGTTCTCCTGTTTCAAGCCTTTTGAAACAACATAGCTGCTGAAATTGGCTTTCCACATGTTCATTTCAAAATAATTGTCATTTCAGTGGAAGCAACTTTGAAATTATAGTCATAGATGATGGAAGCCCAGATGGGACACGGGAAGTTGCTGAACAGTTGGAAAAGATATATGGTTCAGATAAAATTGTGAGtggtatgttttttttctttttgcttttattttttgttggaTTGGGAAGTATTTAAAGTGGTTAGAATGGGGGATTAGAGTTGAGGCTTCTGAGTGCAAGACTTGGCTTTCTTTATATCCCTGAGCAATCTGTTTAACTTTTGTGACCCAGATTACCGtaccataaaatcatagaagtgtaggactagaAGAGATATTAAGAGGCCATGATGATAAATGGTGATGATAGTAATAATAGCAGCCTCACAGGGAATATTGTGAAGCCCCATGAATTTATGTTTACAAAGTGTTTTCAGTACTTTGTGCACATACTTCATTCTGGTCAAAGAAATTATGATGATTGTACTTGGCCTGTGGATATTTAAAAGGAAAGATGAGGAGTAGATAAAGCTGAATTTCACTTTCTTTGGCTGCAGGTGTGAGCAGCTATGCAGATGTATGTTAGTCTACTTTGCATAATTTACTTCATATTAATTAGTATATTTACTTAGAAGAACCTTCTAACAGGATTGTTAAGTGTTTTTGTTCTCTGTACTACTACAGAACAATAGCGTTTGAGTATTTAAAGATGCTTCATTTCAGCGATAAAAGCACATAAGCATACTATGGTCTGAGAACTAGAAGTTCAGCTTCATTGTGTTCTGAGCAACAAAAAATGTAATATGTTTTatatccctcttcccccccccacctctgggtCTATTAATTGGCAGTTGTAAATTTCATTTTCTGGGCTGAAGTTTAAGATTGTGTtagtaaattaaaataatctttttaaaGATTGTGTAAGGAGAAGTGTGTATATGGAGTTTGGAATTTTTTGTTGAATTTTCTATTGCTACTTTGTATAAAACAGTTATACCAAATGCAGGTCACTATTTGTCtctaaggccccgatcctgcagttGGATCCACATGAGCTGACCCTTGATACAGTGTGGAGCCCCATATAATTCAGTGGAACTCCATGCAGGCATAGGCATCTGCTTACTCTGATCTAATGCCAGGAAAATGAGAGAGTATTTCTTTGCTTCCTGAAATTAATTGTGGGTAGTGAGCAAAATCAGTTCTGACTGATGCACAAAGGTCTGTATTTAAATAATTTGATGGTTCTTCCTATTTACTAGGTAGTAACTGTATCCTGGTCTGAGGAAACTCCATTTCTGAAGGTCAAGAAGTTTATAGCAAATGGATGCTGATGAATCTACTTTTGATTTTCTAAAATTGGCTGAGAAACAGAGGAGTTGAGATTCCTACACAGAGTCATACAAagatttttggggaaaagaaaagagaatgaaATAACCACTCTATAGAAGCTCTAATGATGACTAACTTTTTACAGAAGCTCTATCCTTGTCCTCCTTTGGTTTTCACACTAATGTTCATGATCTCACAGGCACGTATAATGTATCAGaagaagccaacattttcaaatcaagaaATCTAAAATTAGACTCCAAAGTCCATATTTGGTTCACCCTTTTCAATGAGCACCCACCAACTCTTATTAacgtcagtgggaattttgaggTGCTCAACACTCTTGAAAATCAGACAGGAATCTAAATATGGAGTTGAGTGTCTAACGTtagactctttttaaaaaaaaaaaaacacgttggCCTAGAAACCTAGACTTGTGAGGTGTCAGAGGGAGCTCAGCTTCTATGGGAGCTGAGAATGGTCAGCACAGAATCAAGGAGGTGGTAGGTCATCCAAATAAAATCTTACTGATGATTTTCAGTAAGATGAGTGACTATTAAGCTGAATTACACTTGTGTGTAAAAAGTGTATATCCAGTACTGACTATCTTAAGTCACTCCAAGAGTTTGCTCAGATATTACCTCTTAATATTTGTCACCCGACAAaattggtggggggaaattgTGTGTTCAGCTTTGTAAGAGGGTATTTCAAACAGTGGGtattgggggaggagaggcttAAGAAAACAACCGGAATGATTTCCTTACATAGCAGTTCTTCAGTAAAATTTAAAATAGATTGGCTTTTAATCTAGTTTATATTTCCAGTTAATATAAATGTTTCCGTTGAACCTGTCTTTCCTTAGATGAATTTGATTCTCTGTAGTATCTAAATGTTTAAAGGAAAAGGATCTCTTTCAATATTGGTTCAGCATCTTGAGCTATGTAACGGTGGCATATCACTGAAAGTGAGAGAAACTGTAGTCTCAGCTAATATAACTTTATTAATTTATGGcctaatcccctcccccccaaatatcTTGCAGCTTCTAAGACCCAGAGCAAAAAAGCTGGGATTGGGTAAGTACTCATTAAGCTCCTGGTTTAGAGTAAAACTTCCTGCTAtctgtt from Malaclemys terrapin pileata isolate rMalTer1 chromosome 12, rMalTer1.hap1, whole genome shotgun sequence includes the following:
- the MOCS3 gene encoding adenylyltransferase and sulfurtransferase MOCS3; translation: MALSEAARLRAEIDRREQELRALQGQLAAVLAREAAEEPAAGPELPPLEARASLSPAEILRYSRQLVLPELGVRGQLRLSRCAVLVVGCGGLGCPLAQYLAAAGIGRLGLVDHDVAEMSNLHRQVLHGEAREGLPKALSAAATLRQLNSTVQYVPYHLALSPSTALELVRQYDVVADCSDNVPTRYLVSDACVLARKPLVSASALRLEGQLVVYNYQGGPCYRCLFPKPPPPETVTNCADGGVLGVVPGIMGCIQALEVLKIASGIGSTFNQFMLMFDALEGRFRNIKLRPKKPDCAICGDKPTMTSLQDYEAFCGSSATDKCRTLCLLPSEQRISVEEYKKLLDEQVPHILVDVRPQVEVDICYLVHSIHIPLSKLEGKNEECLKFLEKRICEEKQRTNGKMAFPVYVVCKLGNDSQKAVRVLQELSDKELGSILAKDIRGGLMAWASKIDPSFPQY